One part of the Gemmatimonadota bacterium genome encodes these proteins:
- a CDS encoding DegT/DnrJ/EryC1/StrS family aminotransferase: GQPREHARYGAATQQDFGGPLPQPFPREIGPRAKEYLAEVVDSGLTCDMVGRFERAFAEANGAAHCIATPGCTPALAVLAAAFDFEPGDEIVVSSVSDFGTVQGLISAGYIPVFADTAPGTINVSAETIEACISERTRAILVVHLSGLICDMDSINEVAARHGLVVYEDACQAVFGRYKGRYAGTLATAGGFSFDAEKTMGSDVGGCILTDDDALAERARFVGHSRAGEMVEHFGRVHTVNGFAHRMTQSTAAISLAQLEIIQPQVEKRDRMIRLLSALLDEIPGITALPIPPETEVYSCWMAGFTVDPEQFRCDVEEFGTQVAAAGIPGASPMRYYLLPVALPFLNEAAKKQRFPYSQPPASCTYRYDAESCPNAYEILERFIRWSSFCDKYEPRHCEQAAAIIRRVAEENRR, from the coding sequence GGCCAACCGCGCGAGCACGCGCGATACGGGGCCGCCACCCAGCAGGATTTCGGTGGACCGCTGCCGCAGCCTTTTCCCCGGGAGATCGGCCCGCGGGCCAAGGAGTACCTGGCGGAGGTGGTAGATTCCGGTCTCACCTGCGACATGGTGGGGAGGTTCGAACGGGCCTTTGCCGAGGCCAACGGCGCCGCCCACTGCATCGCCACGCCCGGATGCACGCCGGCTCTGGCCGTGCTGGCCGCGGCCTTCGACTTTGAACCGGGCGACGAGATCGTCGTCAGTTCGGTCAGCGACTTCGGCACCGTCCAGGGCCTGATCAGCGCCGGTTATATTCCCGTTTTCGCTGATACCGCTCCGGGCACGATCAACGTAAGCGCCGAGACCATCGAGGCGTGTATCTCCGAACGCACCCGGGCGATTCTCGTCGTGCACTTGAGCGGTCTGATCTGCGATATGGATAGCATCAACGAAGTCGCCGCACGCCACGGTCTGGTGGTCTACGAGGATGCCTGCCAGGCGGTCTTCGGCCGCTACAAGGGCCGCTACGCCGGCACTCTGGCGACGGCCGGCGGCTTTTCATTCGACGCGGAGAAGACCATGGGTTCCGACGTGGGCGGCTGCATCCTCACCGACGACGATGCGCTGGCCGAACGGGCACGGTTCGTCGGCCACAGCCGCGCCGGAGAGATGGTGGAGCACTTCGGGCGCGTACACACGGTGAACGGCTTCGCCCATCGCATGACCCAGTCCACTGCGGCGATCAGTCTCGCCCAGCTGGAGATCATTCAGCCGCAGGTGGAAAAGCGCGATCGCATGATCCGCCTGTTGAGCGCGCTCCTCGATGAGATTCCGGGCATCACGGCGTTGCCGATCCCGCCGGAAACCGAAGTGTACTCCTGCTGGATGGCGGGATTCACCGTCGATCCGGAACAGTTCCGGTGCGACGTGGAGGAATTCGGCACCCAGGTAGCGGCGGCCGGCATCCCCGGGGCGAGCCCGATGCGCTACTACCTGCTGCCGGTCGCCCTGCCCTTTCTTAACGAGGCCGCAAAGAAACAGCGCTTTCCGTACTCGCAACCTCCCGCATCCTGCACCTACCGCTACGACGCGGAAAGCTGTCCTAACGCCTATGAGATACTGGAGCGCTTCATCCGCTGGAGCTCGTTCTGCGATAAGTACGAGCCCCGCCACTGCGAACAGGCGGCCGCGATCATACGCCGTGTCGCGGAGGAGAACCGGCGATGA